The window CTGCACTGTAGTTTTTTAGGTAAAGGAATCTGACCACAGGTACCCTGTGGTCCAAGGCATAGGCACATACACTGGAAAAAGAAGGTGGCAAAAGCCCAACTGATGCACATAATAAGCATCATGAAGGTGCCAAGTTGAGTATACGCTAGAACCGTGGAGGGCATCATCATGGCCCCAGCCACGAAGGTGGTTAGAGCAGCCATTGCAATCGCAGAGCCCATGCGACTAAGAGAGAAGATGACCTTTCCTTCTCGGTCGGGGTCGGGAGCTAAGCGGTAGGCAACGCCATAATGGACTGCAAAGTCTACAGACAAGCCAACTGCAACTGAAATGGTGACAGACTCCAAAACATTGAGCTCCCAGCCCAGCAGGACAAGAGaaccaacagtaacaaatatagtCCCAGCTATTGAAATTATGGCATAAAGGCTTATTATGATGTTCCAAGTTGTAAGCAGCATCACACTAAACGCAACAGCAACAGAGAGACCCATGGCAATGAGGGTGCCATCAGAGAGGCTATCCTGAAGGTCATAGAACTCCAGATTGCTGACAAACCAACCATTGCTCAGGCCTTCTGGTGCAGAACTCAGCTCATTTGAAATCCATGAATCCACCTCTTTATAAAACTGATGCATCTTTTCATAAGCCAGTGTGAAGAGGTAGGTACTTTGGAACTCTAGCACTACTGCCCTGATAGTATCATTGATATCAAACCTTGGCCCTGGGGTTTTACTGTCCAAATGGTAGCCTGTACTCCTTTCCAGCTCCATGATAGCTCTCTTGATATACAGCTCAAAAATCTCCTGCTTGTAGGGAAAGCTCCAGTGGCTGCAGCATGGATACAGGGCAGTCTCATCACAGTCCTGGTTTTCCATCCACTGATTGAATGTCTCAATGAAGCAGCTGGTGAAGTCCTGCTCATCAGTCTGGTAAAAGAATGTTTGATTTCTCAGTTTCTGACAAAAGTGCAAAATCCAGACCTGGGAAGCTGGGCTCGCAATGTTAAAACTGCTATCTAATGTCAACTTCCCTTTACTCTTGGGATTTAGCGGATTGCCATTGTCTTCCGGGGAAACACCCCATATTACTGTAATGGGCATGTGGAGCTCCTCTCCATGGTGAACACGTTCAAACATGAAAAGTTTTTTGAACTCAGCATCATAACGTTCAAAAGGGTGAGACGACCTGAACACCTGGAACTCAGATAACTCTAATGAGGGCAGTTTCATCTTTGGATTTATGCATACAATGTAGGCCCCACCTATGGTTAAGGCAAGGAACCAAAACAGCCAAAGGTAGCGAAACTTAATGACAATGCATGgcaatattttttcaaagaaaattcgAGAGGCTTCTGAAATGGCAAAAATTATTTTGTGGCACTTCTGGCAAGCAACCGACCAACAGCTTTTGTTATCATATATTTGCTGTTGGGGCTTTCGGAAGCAACTGAATATGTTGAGAAGATATCGCTCATGCAGTACAACAACTGCTGGAAGCCATGTGACCATCAAAACATAATTCACCAATATAGCTGTTCCTGCATAAACCCCAAAGCATCGGATTGCTGTAATATTGCTAACATAGTTAGCATAAAAGGCAGCTGCAGTGGTAAAACTGGTGACGAACATGGAGAGGGCGGCATGTTGCAGGGTGATGCTCACTGTTTCTGAAGTTTCAGCATGAGGCTTGTCAAACTTGGTGTAGTTCCAAACGTCACACAGGACAAAAGCATCATCTGCTCCAATCCCAACCAAAATAATGAGTGCAGTGAggttcataaaaggaaaaaattcaaagttAAATACTACACGATAGAGAAAATAGGAAACAATCAAGGAACTGATTATTGCAAACATTGTCATCAAAGTGATAAACATGGACTTAGTGTAGACACACATGACTAAAAGGACAATCACAATAGCTATGGCAGGATACACAGTATCCATTAGGAGATAATCTTGAAACAAACTGTGTTTGATACCAAACTCAATCCCAGTGATGGTGGTTACACCGTCAGAAGAGTTCCAGTTTTCGAAGTTGTCCAAATAAATGTTCATcatgctttctcctttctctgtggGAGAGAATAGCATGCTATACTTTAAAGCTGGCACAGAGTACTCAGCTGTCTTTGGGGTCATAAAGTCTTTGTCCACCAAGTAATGGAGGATCTGGTACACGGCATTGTACTTGGTACATTTTCGAGGCACATTGGTGCACTTgagctgatcctttcttctggctGCCATGTCCCAGCAGTCTGGCCCCAGAGTGCCATTTTGGTAGTGTTTGGCACAGGTTCGAAGCAACTTCAAGGTATGAGAGACATCTCGCTCAACAATTTTCTGACAAGATGATCTATTGTTCAGAATGGCGATGTAGTTTCCCAGGGTCCAGCTGGGGCAACAAGAAGCAGCAGTGGTCCTCTGGCAGAGATCACCAAACTGAGGATGAGATCTGatctgcagagagagagagatatacaGAAGAACTGGAATTTAAAATCAGTTCTCTGAAAAGTCTGAATTGAGTATTGGACTTGAAGGAGACAGAAAGTCACAGAAGTTAACTATCTTCTTAAATTAGATCTCATTTGAATATAAGATGCTATTTCTCCTTCAAACAACCTCAATTACAGCAAACTCTCTAGGTTTACTTTATTTTGAACAACACACCATGGTTTGGGGATGACATATACATGTGAAATGACCTCAATCAATGCCAGTTTGGTTTGAAAATGGAGACGAAATAACACCTCTTTAGTAAACaagtattttgaaaatcactctaaaaagaaataaagaggataggttgtgaagctgatgtaTGCACACTTGCAGGATTAAGTAAGAAAACAACTGTCCAGTTGATATATGAAATAGCATTGCCTCAAATCTCCAGTATATCAGCATAAAAATTTTGGGGACCAAGGTATTATATCTTGGTCAACTTAGTTGGAAGCAAAGACTAATATCTTAGAAAacttaaagaaagttaaaaaagtgACTCTGGTGATATCACAGATGCATGAAAGaatcatttttctaaattaaaacttatatttaattttaaatataattaaacatACAATTGAGTAAATAAACTAAATACTTTaagaatttaattatttcttccatATCCTTAAAAGTTTATTCAAGTTGGCTACAACTCTTTTTTGGGGAACCTTCTTTTTTGGTAAATGGGGGGTTGTTGTATAGCAGCATGTGTGATAATTCTGGGCTTAATGTGGATAATATGACATTTAGAACATATTCCTGGATAAGgcatttcttcttatggctgTTTTCTTaacaaaagattgaaaaattgTCCCATTACTGGCATTACTAGATTATGGTGACACGGGTACCATTTCATTGCCTTAGAATCTGTAAATTAGATGAATGGCCCTCTTCTCTGAGGATGAGAATAAGAAATAATCTCCTCTTAATTCCAACCAGACACTTCACTTTAGAAGTTACCAGAGCTAAAGATGACCCAGTCCAATCAGTTTTCCTCCTCTTTATTTACCAAAGGCTGTTCCAGAGAAGAAATCCAAAGTTCAAAGAgggtgtgaatttttttttcaagtaggaTAAAAAATATCCTTTACCTTTATTAAACTAGGTTTCAACAATTATGCATTGAAATGTCTTCTCAAAGAAGAGAACATGGCAGAAATCACCACTTTGGAACTTGGGACTTACCTAAGAACCAAGTTATTTATAATCCCTGTAACTCAGATTATCAAGATATTTAATTGATACTAGTTCTGTGGAGGTAGGGGTGTTGATGAAGTAAGATTGGCCACATGCTCATAATTGTCGAAGGTGGATGACCTGCACATGGGGGTTCATTATACACTTCTCTCTACTtttgcaaatatttgaaaattgccATAATAAAAAGTCTTTGATGTTTTGAAAAGACATTTATTGGGGGtaaagaaaaataagccagagTTATTCTCAAATGCACTAGAACACTTACTTTAACAAAGGTTTAATTTTTCAGCTCATTTCTAAAAAGCGATAATTACTTGACATCTCATAAAATAGGATAATTCATATTTGATGTTTCCAGGTAAAAATCACGTTAATTTGGGAATACTGAGCCACATAATAAATAACAAGAAACCCTGAAATAGCATCTCTCACATTTTCACAGCAGATCACCAGTTTTAGCCCCCAAAGAAATAACAAGCAGCCCCTGGGGTTAACCTGGTGAACTGACAGAAAGGTAATGCATCCTCAATGCTGACATTTTTCAGATGGGAGAAAATAAGTTGTTCCATTATGAAAATCATCATCAACTAGAAGGAACATATGGAGTTGCTAGAAATCAGGAACaggaggaaatggaaaatttacaaatgtatGGAAAtgaaacatactcttaaacaaccaatgagtcaaagaggaaatcacatgggaaactaggaaatatcttaaagcaaatgaaaatgaaaacagagcataccaaaacttatgggatgcagaacaAGGCAGtgcagagaaggaaatttatagctctaaaaactgacattaaggaagaagaaagatttcaaatctaagatctaacttcaaaactggaagaactagaaaaagaagagcaaattaaacccaaagcaaagaggaggaaggaaattacaaagattagagaagagagaaatgaatagagaataaaaaagtaataagaaagggtgggcaatggtggctcagtggcagaattctcacctgctatactGAAGACCCAGATTTGGagcctgcccatccaaaaaaaaaaaaaaagtaatagaatcaacaaaaccagatgttGGTTCTTTCAAAAGAGCGATACATTGAACAAAacgttagactgacaaagaaaaaaaaaaggatataaataactaaaattagaaactAACCCCcctgaaataataaagattataagaggatactatgaacaattgtacgtcaacaaattaaataacctagatgaaatggatgaattcttacaaacatacaaactaatgaatgaattcctagaaacacacaaactaagaaatagaagatcccaaGAGACAAATAACAAGTAAAAAAGATTGAATCCAttatcaaaaacttcccaacaaagcaAAGTCTAGGATCAGATGAATTTTaccaacattccaagaagaattaacacaaattctgctcaaactcttccaaaaaattgaagaggaggaaacacacaccctaactaattctatgaggctaacatcacccttataccaaaactAGATGAATcataagaacagaaaattacCAACCAATATCctttaagaatataaataaaaaaccctcaacaaaattctagcaaaccgaatccaacagtatattaaaagaattatacagcacgACCAAGaaggatttatttcaggtatgcaagggtagctcaacgtgagaaaaatcaattaatgtaaaacatagTAACAGAACGAAGACAAAatccatatgatcatctcaattgatacataAAAGGCATTCAATGAAATCCAGTACCTGTTCCTGATAGAaacacttacaaaaaaaaaaaaaagacacttgcaaaactaggaatagaaggtgtgccagtttgaaaatattacgttccccagaaaagccgttTTATCCTTATTCaattttgtggaagcagccatttctttgaacCCTGATTCAATAATATATGTTGGAaatctttgattaaattatctccacagagatctgcttcgcccaattgtgggtgtggtcttttgattagatggagatgtggccccacccattcaaggtgggccttggttagtttactggaatcctttacaagaagaaacattttggagagagtcagaaacagcagaagcctcagagccgacagagagcagatgtagatgcttggagaacagttgtttcagagagcagagacacagatgtctggagaagcttggagcccagcagagatcaccgtgagatgctaagcaagccagaacctggcgAGAGCCAgcagaagcaaagagatgaaagccagccccagaggagCACAGtaagaacccccacaggagcagaggctgaaaaaagtggagcccaggagcaggggaccagcagatgccagtcatgtgaccTCCTAGCTGATAGCGGTGTTCCTGACACATTGgcccttcttgaattaaggtatctttccctggatggattaatttggacatttttataggcttagaactgtaaacttgtaacttattaaactctccctttataaaaggcattccatttctggcatatcacatccTGGCATCTTGTACACTAACACAGAAGGaaactacctcaacatgataaaggacatatacgAAAATCCCATTGCTAACATTACACTGTATGTTAATGTTATAGTatacagtgaaagactgaaagtgttccctctaagatctggaataagacaaagatgcccactgtcactactgttatttaaTACTGTActggaaggtctagccagagcagtaaggcaataaaaagaaacaaaaggcatctaagttggaaaggaagaagtaaaactttccctatttgcaaattaCCTGgccctatatacagaaaatcctgaaaacaccACAACAAAGCTATtcgaactaataaataaattcagcaaagtgcagggtacaagatgaacatgcaaaaatcagtagtgattCTATATACTgtaatgaacagtctgaaaaaaaaagtttataattccatttataatagcaactaaaagaatgaaatatctaggaataaatccaaggatataaaggatttgtacactgaaaactaaagacatcactttaaaaaaaaaaatagaaaagaaaatgaaggccattccatattcatggactagaagactaaatatttgtaagatgtcaattctacctaaagtaatttaaagattcattgcaatcccagtcaaaaatccaacagccttctttgtagatatggaaaagtcaatcatcaaactTATGTGGATGtgcaaggggccctgaatagccaaagtcaTGTTGAAAATgaggaacaaagttggaggactcaaacttcctgaactttaaacttattacaaaagccacagtaatcaaaacagtataggACTGACACAAGAACAAATATAtggaccagtggaatagaattaagaattcagaaatcaatcctTAAGTCAATggtgaattgatttttgacaagggtgccaagtctgctcaattgggaaagaatactctctttaacagttgttgctgGGAAGACTGGATgcacaaatgcaaaagaatgaaggtggacccctacctcatatctTACACAAAAATtgacttaaaatggatcaaagacctaaatataaaaaacagcattataaaactagaataaaaaataaaggatcaTCTTCAGGACCCTGTCTcatgcaatggtttcttagactttgtatccaaagcatgagcaacaaaagataaaatgggaCCTAATCAACATAAAAAAACTTTAcatatcaaattattttctcataaaaGTAAAACGATAACCTacaaattgggagaaaatatttggaaaccacatatttgataaagatttaatatcttgaatatataaagaaatcctacaactcaacaataaaaatacaattaaaccaattaaaattgggcaaaagactgaaatagacatttttccaaagaaaatatacaaatgaccaaaaagcacatgaaaagatgctttcaataccattagccatcagagaaatgcaaacctaAACCATAAGATACTATTTCACAAAtgattactatttaaaaaatggaaaatcacaagttttggagaggacgtgaagaaataggaacactcattaattgttggtaggaaagtaaaatggtatagccaacgtggaagacagtttgacatttcctcagaaagctaagtatagaactaccatatgaccaagcaatcccagttctaggtatataccccaaagaattgaaaacagggactcaaacaattATTTGCAAACTGATATTCAGTGGCATTTACttaattgccaaaggatggacgCAACTggagtatccatcaactgatgaatggataaataaaatgtggtacatacatagaCTGGAACATTATctagttgtaaaaaggaatgacgttctaatgcatgtgacaacatggatgaaccttgaagacatgttgagtgaaataagccagatacaaaaagacaaatattgtatgacctcactgacaGGAAATAAtctgaataagcaaattcacagagtcaaaaGCTAGAATATATGCTACTAGGAACCAGGGTCAGGGTTGAGAATGAGGAATCATTAATTTGCACACAACTTCTAGATGAAAAagtctggtaatggatggtggtgatggcagcacaacattgtgatcatattaacagcactgaattatatctATTTGAATGTTATTTAAAGGGGGgcattttaggttgtataaatgttactagaataaaaaatttttttaaatcatagaactgtacaaacagtgaatcctaatgtaaaccatggactacagttaatagtacaattatttaatgttctttcatcatttATAAGAAATGTACCACGCTaaagcaagatgttaataatagggtgataagTAGGAactatgtattttatgtatgcttttattttagataaataggtaaatagataaataaatgctaCTAGGTCACTGGGGAGCCAATCCTTAGATTCAATGGTGGTATTGGCAGATGGTTTTTTTGATGATTTACCTTTGGTGAAACCTTTTTAGAGGACTCTTACAGGGTAAGAAATAACGACAGAGAAAAGACATTGGGACCAGCACTCTTTAATTATCCTGAGTTGGATGCCAGCATCCTGAAGCTAAAGGAATGGAGCTCAGGGACTTGTCCAGGTTCTTGGAGAGTTAGGCTACATATTCCAATTCATCCATACAtttatctaaaagaaaaaaaccttcacTGAGCATTTAACAAGATGCATAAGGCACAGTGGTCTTTGTCCTCAAGTTGCTCACAGTGTGGCAGAAAAATcagatgagaaaataattttaattcaatGTCATGAGTACTAAGGCCTATGGGAACTGGAGGAGGGAGGCTCAAAGTATGTAAGTGTGATGGGAAAGTGGCATTAACTTAGTCTTGTATGACTGATACAGCTAAATACAGATGCACATATTGTGGGGCTTAAAGAGATTGATAAGCAAACAGATGTTCATCTAGAAGGCAGCTATATTTGCCCCATATTTTTGAAAAAGGGATTCAAAATCTTTGaggtttataaatataaaaatggggTAAGCgggcgacggtggctcagcaggtaagaatgcttgcctgccatgccagaggacccgggttcgattcccggggcctgcccatgtaaaaaaaaaggagggggcgGTGTGAGAGCAAATTTTTGAGTAATATAGTCCTTTTAACTCAAATTATTCACAAATTGGATGTTTTAgagaattgttttgtttttgtagttATGTCTTTGTGTACTGCCCTACTTAGACAGTAGCAGGGATGAAGCTGATTTAAAATAAGGGGGTagaggcagagaacagagaagaaaaagaaacgaGAGTTTTGGACAGCTTAACTTCTAAAACAATGGCTCAGtcagaaaaaattgaagagactaagaaagaaataaagataggaAAATTAAGCCCCTAAAACTAGGTTCGATTGACTACTCAACTCTCCTTCCCCAGGTATCAAGACCTTAAAAGTTGAAGGGGAGcccagacagaaaagaaaaagcaagggcTTCACAGTATTCTTTACAACTAGAATCAGGAAACATTTCTGGAGTCCTCTAAGCTTTGAGAGGGATACCAGCAGTCTACAGGTAGCTTAGTAAACAGGGTCTCTGGCACCAAATTTCAAATCTGTTTTATAAGCTGATTTCTCAGATCTCCAACTTTTAAAGTGTGCAAAAACCAAGAAAGGGCAAATGACCTTCAGCAGAATCAAAATTAGGGAAACACACCGTGGTTACCAATGACTATCTACCACTGTGTTTCTTAGGATGTCAAAGGACAGAGTTCCTTCTGAAACTatctaagaaaatatttcagttaGGTATACAACAAcctcagaaacagaaatattagAAACCAATGCCTGTATGAATTATGAGTATAAGTGGCATGTAATTGGAATGGAATCTGGAATTTGAACTAAATATGCTGTAAATACAGGTAGGTGACAACTGAAACATTACTGAGCTATTACACTGATTTCCAGACATTTTTTGGAGTCAACCGATGAGCAATTAAGCTCTTCAACAGTGTATCATTTTGTGTGCAGTCCATTCAACTTGATAGTTGTTAATAATCAAGAACTTAAGTACAGTAACTAGGACTTGAGGGAGAAAGATAGGAAAGAATGCCAAGtagtttaagaacacattttgttCAAAACACTACAACaaataaaaatccttaaaagGGTCTTCAGCTGGGAGACTTGAAAAAATACTGTGATAATTTATAATCTGAACTCTTAATCACAGTTTTTACTTCAACATTTCAAACAGGTATATTCTCTCTGTGAAAAAAGTTTACTATTCTGGGTTCACAATAGCGCTTGAATCAGAATACAAAGGCATTTGCAGTTGGCaaaaatagtatttcattttctAGGCTAAAATTAAAATCATGCTCTATGAGATAGAACTTTGGGGTCCTGAATACCTATTCAAGGTAATTTGGGGGCAAATCTGTAACTGGCCAGACTGACCATTCATTTGGACATCTGCCTTTGTTCTGTTCCTCAACTTTTCACAAAAGGACCATTCCCAATTAACTGCAATGCATATAGATATGCTCTTAGTCAGTAACCTAGATATATGCACTCTATATTTTGCCAGAGATTACAAACTTAAACTCTTGGCTGTCCAATCCTTATTATGAGCCCACTAGTGAGAAATAGAAAAGTAGAATGCATTTACAACTTTAAATAGTCTAAATGTTATAAATGCATCAAGCCAAACCATTACAAAACATACTCAGATTTCGTTGCTTTGATCCCTCATAGGAATGCTTTTGCTATAAAGTTTTCCTACTAAGAGCATACCTGAGAAATGTTTTGCAAATCAGCTGAGATTCAATACCATACCTCTTATAAGCAGGCTGTTAAGAACAAATTGTGTATGTAACAtcacagtatttttttaatgaagtttatAGGAAATAGTCTTTTTAGAAGCTTGACTGCTTCTAAAAATGTAGtgatattccattcaaaatagcaactaaaagaatcaaataactaggaatgaacttaactaggaaagTAAAGGGTTTATACAcagaaactacataacattgctaaaagaaatcaaaaaggatctaaataggtggaaggacattccctgctcatggataggaaggttaaatatagttgtaaattctacccaaatcgatctacagattcaacacagtaacaatcaaaattcttggaagacttggaaaagttagttaccaaattcacctggaagagaaagagaccctgaatagctaaaacatcctaaaaaaagaaccaagtgggaggattaacactttctgattttgaaacttattataaagccacagtggtcaaaacagcgtggtactggcacaacaacagaagtactgaccaatggaattgaatcaagagtgcagaaatagacctaTTGTCTACTGTCTATtgttcaactgattttgacaaggcccccaaatccactgaactgggacaaaatagtcttttcagtaaatggcatGAGAGATATATCcagcatgagagaactggatatcaatagtcagaagaatgaaagaggacccttaccttacacactatgcaaaaattaactcaaagtagatcaaacacctaaacataaaaactagtaccataaagcttctagaagaaaatgtagggaaacgtcttcaagacctagtaataggaggtagcttcctaaactttacatccaaagcacaagcaacaaaaggaaaaatagataagtggggcaagtcctcaaaatcaaatgattctgcacctcaaaagactttgtcaaaaaggggaagaggcagccaactcaatgggagaaaatatttggaaatcacacatcagacaaaggtttgatatcttatatacataaagaaatcatacaactcaacaacaaaatgacaaacaacccaattataaaatgggctaaagatacgaataggcaCTTTCCTGAAGAGTGAATACTGATGGCACatgaagagggtgggccatggcggctcagcaggcagaattcagcctgccatgccagagacctgggttcgattttcaatgcctgcccatgaaagaaaaaaaaaaaaaagcacatgaagagatgctcattctcagtagctataagggaaatgacgatcaagactataatgagctaccacctcacatctataagaatggctgttattagacaaacaggaaactacaaatgttggagaagtgGAGagattgggacatttatgcattgctggtgggaatatataatggtaagctgctctggaagacagtttggtggtgtGCCGATTTTGAAGGATttacgtcccctagaaaaactatgttttaatcctaatcaatcatgTGGGAGATtgtctaatctctattcagcactgtaaattgtaaccttgattaggttatctctaaaAGAAATGTGGCTccatcaattgtgggtattaaacttgatgagatagagacgtgactccacccattcaagtgggtcttgattagtttactggaatcctataaaaaggaaacatcttggagaaagctggagatttggagagagcagagaaggatgacagaatgatgagagccattaagcagtctaccagccagcgacctctggagatgaaggagaatgcccctgggggagcttcatgaagcaagaggcctggtgagaaagctagcagatgataccatgttcaccatgtgcctttccagatgagagagaaacccaactgtgttagccatgtgc of the Tamandua tetradactyla isolate mTamTet1 chromosome 2, mTamTet1.pri, whole genome shotgun sequence genome contains:
- the DISP1 gene encoding protein dispatched homolog 1 isoform X9, with protein sequence MCNVDNSRIRSHPQFGDLCQRTTAASCCPSWTLGNYIAILNNRSSCQKIVERDVSHTLKLLRTCAKHYQNGTLGPDCWDMAARRKDQLKCTNVPRKCTKYNAVYQILHYLVDKDFMTPKTAEYSVPALKYSMLFSPTEKGESMMNIYLDNFENWNSSDGVTTITGIEFGIKHSLFQDYLLMDTVYPAIAIVIVLLVMCVYTKSMFITLMTMFAIISSLIVSYFLYRVVFNFEFFPFMNLTALIILVGIGADDAFVLCDVWNYTKFDKPHAETSETVSITLQHAALSMFVTSFTTAAAFYANYVSNITAIRCFGVYAGTAILVNYVLMVTWLPAVVVLHERYLLNIFSCFRKPQQQIYDNKSCWSVACQKCHKIIFAISEASRIFFEKILPCIVIKFRYLWLFWFLALTIGGAYIVCINPKMKLPSLELSEFQVFRSSHPFERYDAEFKKLFMFERVHHGEELHMPITVIWGVSPEDNGNPLNPKSKGKLTLDSSFNIASPASQVWILHFCQKLRNQTFFYQTDEQDFTSCFIETFNQWMENQDCDETALYPCCSHWSFPYKQEIFELYIKRAIMELERSTGYHLDSKTPGPRFDINDTIRAVVLEFQSTYLFTLAYEKMHQFYKEVDSWISNELSSAPEGLSNGWFVSNLEFYDLQDSLSDGTLIAMGLSVAVAFSVMLLTTWNIIISLYAIISIAGTIFVTVGSLVLLGWELNVLESVTISVAVGLSVDFAVHYGVAYRLAPDPDREGKVIFSLSRMGSAIAMAALTTFVAGAMMMPSTVLAYTQLGTFMMLIMCISWAFATFFFQCMCLCLGPQGTCGQIPLPKKLQCSAFSHALSTSPSDKGQNKTHTINAYHLDPRGQKSEMEHEYYELEPLASHSCNASEKTTYEETQICSEFFNNQENLGMPVHATYNSELNKSSKSEANSALLQSSLEQHTTCQFFSLNRRCSCPNAYKHLKYGLHSCQQLGDCLCHQCAPTASSFVQIQNGIAPLQATHQAPEGFMRPIPHFHQCPCLHGRVKSPGIQNCLPRNCFLHPVQHIQTQEKIGKTSVHSLQSIEEHLPKMAESSSVVCRSTGSLIKACCDPENNQREFCENRDSGNMEGNGGTVNKGSSLVNQMNKAERKVEQSLPQTDVIVNSEHLNLSEPKFIFTHLIGEAGYVSCPNNPQSCGRIVRVKCNSVDCQMPNIEANVPAVLTHSELSGESLLIKTL
- the DISP1 gene encoding protein dispatched homolog 1 isoform X5, whose translation is MSFGSATGRYLGTRRSVVLSNADFQSCRTPTLSLRYHTGGSRNWSMAMSNGNNDFVVLSNGSIATCATNPSPLTPCDGDVTAQQLTPKETPRTKTIQTFQVTKKLFLICFQSKPNNKVAENLYAALIADWPVVVLGLCTVFIVVCALVGVLVPELPDFSDPLLGFEPRGTAIGQRLVTWNNMVKNTGYKATLANYPFKYADEQAKSHRDDRWSDDHYEREKREVDWNFHKDSFFCDVPSDRYSRVVFTSTGGETLWNLPAIKSMCNVDNSRIRSHPQFGDLCQRTTAASCCPSWTLGNYIAILNNRSSCQKIVERDVSHTLKLLRTCAKHYQNGTLGPDCWDMAARRKDQLKCTNVPRKCTKYNAVYQILHYLVDKDFMTPKTAEYSVPALKYSMLFSPTEKGESMMNIYLDNFENWNSSDGVTTITGIEFGIKHSLFQDYLLMDTVYPAIAIVIVLLVMCVYTKSMFITLMTMFAIISSLIVSYFLYRVVFNFEFFPFMNLTALIILVGIGADDAFVLCDVWNYTKFDKPHAETSETVSITLQHAALSMFVTSFTTAAAFYANYVSNITAIRCFGVYAGTAILVNYVLMVTWLPAVVVLHERYLLNIFSCFRKPQQQIYDNKSCWSVACQKCHKIIFAISEASRIFFEKILPCIVIKFRYLWLFWFLALTIGGAYIVCINPKMKLPSLELSEFQVFRSSHPFERYDAEFKKLFMFERVHHGEELHMPITVIWGVSPEDNGNPLNPKSKGKLTLDSSFNIASPASQVWILHFCQKLRNQTFFYQTDEQDFTSCFIETFNQWMENQDCDETALYPCCSHWSFPYKQEIFELYIKRAIMELERSTGYHLDSKTPGPRFDINDTIRAVVLEFQSTYLFTLAYEKMHQFYKEVDSWISNELSSAPEGLSNGWFVSNLEFYDLQDSLSDGTLIAMGLSVAVAFSVMLLTTWNIIISLYAIISIAGTIFVTVGSLVLLGWELNVLESVTISVAVGLSVDFAVHYGVAYRLAPDPDREGKVIFSLSRMGSAIAMAALTTFVAGAMMMPSTVLAYTQLGTFMMLIMCISWAFATFFFQCMCLCLGPQGTCGQIPLPKKLQCSAFSHALSTSPSDKGQNKTHTINAYHLDPRGQKSEMEHEYYELEPLASHSCNASEKTTYEETQICSEFFNNQENLGMPVHATYNSELNKSSKSEANSALLQSSLEQHTTCQFFSLNRRCSCPNAYKHLKYGLHSCQQLGDCLCHQCAPTASSFVQIQNGIAPLQATHQAPEGFMRPIPHFHQCPCLHGRVKSPGIQNCLPRNCFLHPVQHIQTQEKIGKTSVHSLQSIEEHLPKMAESSSVVCRSTGSLIKACCDPENNQREFCENRDSGNMEGNGGTVNKGSSLVNQMNKAERKVEQSLPQTDVIVNSEHLNLSEPKFIFTHLIGEAGYVSCPNNPQSCGRIVRVKCNSVDCQMPNIEANVPAVLTHSELSGESLLIKTL